From Daucus carota subsp. sativus chromosome 6, DH1 v3.0, whole genome shotgun sequence:
TAACGTAATCAAACGGTTATGAATACACATAGttacttttgaatttttttactaGAGTTTGTCAATTTATTAAACGGATTATAGAGCCAGTTAACTATAATAACTTATTACAAATGTAATATTTGGTCCAAGCATAATTTTCGCAGATTCAGCATTGCAAGTTCTAAGTAGGCTTCAAGATAAAGTAAGAATATATTTGATTTCGACAAAACGACataaaaaaaactgaaacaTCTTTGCTAGAAGAATTTATAACAAAGAATTTTTTTGTTGAGTCATTCAGATCGTATAACCCAAGGAAGGAAATGGCATAAAAAGGAAGAGTTAaaggagaaaaaaaattatttcaatgaAATATAACGGGTCAAagacttagagcaagtccaatagacTAGCTATTTAGATTTTGAAGTTCAAATTTAAGTAATAAGAGTAAAAATATTGCTCCAAGTCTTAGTGACTCCataaataactaataatattattacattCCTTATTTATAAAAGACGTCTTGCTCTTTTAAGGATTCCTTAACTAATATTTCACAATGTAATTATGAAAATTACTACCTTCCTCTCTATTGTATACGGTACTTAAGGGTGAAAACGAGTCGTATAGATGCAAATTGTAGTATAATCAGATTCGGGTTGAATTTATAAGAAGTCGTTCGAATTTGATCCagatttgaattaaaaattttatactttGCTTAAGTTCGACTTGAATTCGTATTTAACTCGATTCGTCTCGATTAAGTATCGAATTACTCATTTTATATATCTGGATTCGAATGCGTCTAgaataagaataaaaaattaaaaagattcaaataaatatttataaaacaaaattgtgatcattttgatatatatatatatatatatatatatatatatatatatatatatataggggtagGATCCTGAGAGAACCCAAATAATTGAGAGAACCAGAGAACTCCTCCATCCACCGTTGATTacaaatcttaatttaatactattcaaaaataatatctttataatatcaatcaaatcTAGTGAGACTGAGGGTATTTCTGTACCAtcaaaaaacaagaaataaatcacaatttattaccatatttatTGAGATTGTTATTTAATGCTTTCATATCTTCCATATCTTTGATTTAATACTTctatatcttcttcttctttttttttcaattgaaatatggaagttatatataatgctctatatttttcatattcttctctTAAATGAAATATGGAAAAATACTTATTGATATTCATTGGTAAAATATTTCCATTACTTACTATTTCTAGATTCCATAAAAGCTTTAAAATATTAGGAgactttgtaaaaaatattcggagatattttgtaatatattttcattatttattattttactaagattctttaagttttttattcgtatttattgagattttttatttaatgcTTTCATATCTTTCGTATCTTTGATTTAATGCTTCTATATCTTCTGTATTTTTTCTCAATTGAAATATGAAAGTTATATATAATGctccatatttttcatattcttcttttaattaaaatatgaaaaaacacTTAACggaatcttagtaaaatatcTTCATTACTATTTCCAAATTTCGTACaagattaaaaatattagaagattttgtaaaaaaatattcggAGATGTTTTGTAAAATCTTTacattatttattcttttactAAGATTCTTATAAGCATTTTatccataataaaatatatttcattagGTGTTTCATTTAGctggttatatataatatattatgtatatctatatataatatgattttcctatgtgttttttaaagtaaattttaatttaataaaatttaatttagtgATACATTACTTACGATTCAACTAATTGATGtattaaattttctatataCGATTCTGCTAATTGATACATTAAAAATACTTATTCTTTATTATAGAATACTTAATTAAGGTATATTCTACTAATTTTCTTATTCTTTACTAATTTTCTATATACGATTCTACTAATTGATGCATTATATACTTATTCTTTaataacaatattaaaattataataaggaTTCCAATAACAATACAGAAAtcattatcattttttaaattatgtgattaaatgtattttaaaaggtacattaagattctactaaaaaatttattagatgagtcgttatttgatcatatatattatataattttgttatgtgatctattcaaaattttatttaaattaaaatcatttagagatACATTAATGAATTTGGATTCCAGATTCTGTAATAATCTATAAATGGTAATATttgattggcagataaaaagaTGCAAGATGCCATATTTAAAAGATTTCGAAATAATAACATTTTTGTTGTGTTCCAAAATGCCCTTGATCAATAGATTTTTTAAGATATTCTGATTGAAATAATAAAAGGCAGTATACAAATGTTATCCAAAAATCAATGGCTCTAAGGAGAGTTCTCTCGGTTCTCTTGATAGTGAGGTTCTCTCTCGAAccttactatatatatatatatatatatatatatatatatatatatatatatatatatatatatatgcaattactcaaatacaaaccaccgaaataaaaactaaaatacaaaccaagagaaGCCATACCTAAATGACATCAtcccccctatatgtcatcacccaccgctatatgtcatcacccacctagggtCCACCCTCGCCTTCAGTCATTCCACTCGGGGCCCGCTAGGGGCTTGCCAAGGCTCCTCACAAGCCCTGGACAGGCTCTAAACAACCTTAAGAGCCAAAACTTGGCCCTACCATGGTCCCGCTAGGCCCCGCCCCGACCCTGTGAGGTcccacttagaccccgtctaagcccatctcggggtccatccccgaCCCCAAAATCCTTACCATTCTAGTTAATCGCcttggtttgtatttagtttgtagtttagtagtttgtattggagtaggaccctacacacacacgcgcacacacgcgcgcgcgcacaGATACACACACATAGATATATTACatgtaatatatttatcatGAACATAATTTagagtttgaatcgaatatttttaataaatacattaTTAAGTAATCCTAAATCTAGAAATATGATCAAACATCAGAGTAGTGAGTTTCGACTCAATATTCATccaaatatgaaataatatttgaaattgctcattttttatatacaaattatatttattattagcgAGTCGAATCTGAATTGCTTGGATTCGTTTTCAGGCCTATTGGTACTTTAAtcgaaggaatgaaatttcagtaataaaatattgaattaagagagattataaataatattgttgaCGATAAAATTActtatcaatattttaaataattagaaactaaatttttattttttatttatggaTATTTTTTGGAGAGTGTGTTAAGACAATATTGAATTTACTCTCAAACAAAAATTATcgaacaaattataaattttttattgaactTCATTGAATTTACTATAATTCTTAAACAAGTATCGAACTAAAATTACttatttaatccataatttcaTAATTCACCATGTAACGGCCCCCTTTTagtgtattaaaaaaaataaaccaaaccaaacagaCCCAGTATAAACCGCTTAGAGCGGTGTCTGGGGAGGGTAAGATATACGCAGTCCTGCCCCTATCCTAAAAACGAATAAGAAGACTCTTTCCGTAAAAACCCCTGACTTAGTGTATAACATATAAGATAGTGTGTGATATATTTGAGACGGTACCTTAACCCATGGTATTATTCACACGGGACTTACCCGAAAGACGTGACCTTGGCCGGAAGACAACGATTACCAATCTCGTAGGAAATCAAAAGTGATTGTCGGAAGTCACTTTTACCCGAAATAAAATTACCCCAGTATCAACGTGAGATCGCTGTATCAATGCTTAAACCACAAAAACCAACCAGTGCAAATGGCGCCAAAATAGTAACGCGCAAGAGAAATCAATTTCTGCCGCGCGATCCTCACGGAGCCATGGTTAAAAAGTACAAAATATTTGCAACAATTGCATACTAAATTGCGATGGACGAAATTTTGACAATTGTaaaaattctactattttgaatATTGAAAATTGTGCACCAACTATATGTATGAAATAGCAACCCCGAGAAAGCCGAATAATCtttttgtatttgatcaaaTTATCTTGCCAGAGAAGACGATAGCGATTAGAAATCATTGGGATTGTACTGTGTGCATGTGTGtaatgtctatatatatatatacacacacacacacgtggAAAGAGGATAGAGAAACGAAGAAATGAGAGAGGGGACAAAAGTGATGTACTAATAAAGACAAAGTATATGTTGTTAAATTGTTAAACAAGAATATGCGATTGACAATTTGTACAGAAAACGACTGCATTTGCAGGTTTTCTACTGTTGTAAAACAGAGGAATTGAATTTACTCTATCTTccactaattaaaaaaatatattagtcaaTAATGGAGttacattttttattttgttattaagaTGTAAGATAATTAAGAGAGATTataatttagcaaaaagaaaaataaaaaatttaagagagattagggccctgtttgggaattagcggttagcggtTAGTTGTTCGCGGATCgaattagctgttttgactaactgattgaattagatgttttgactagcggattgaattagctgtttatcgtaaaactgtttggtaaatagctgattgattagctttttctgacacaaaccaaaaccgctaatccaaaaagctcctcaaagtagcttttttaaaattagtttttttggatataaacttctatttcaatccgctaactaccaaacactaatatcAGCTTATTTCAGTGGTCAAATctctaaaacacctcaaacctctaattttgccccaaacctctaacttccaaatagGGCCTAGGTGTAATTTAGTTAAAggaaaactaaattaaaattttaaagacactcatattgtgtttggttggggagaatagaatggaatggaatgagtaaaaattcttcaaactaataaatatatgaagaaagttttgaaattttttttgaggaagtgcaaaattgttatgatgagatttgagaagaaattgaggatgcgagagaatggagcattctaTCTCAAATTGTAGGTGTGATATCTACCACATGATGTAAGGAATGAAATGGAGGAAAGAATGacatttcttaaaaattgtccataagatagttcatttttcattccattctttccggaatcattcatcccaaccaaacacaacatcaaGACTTCGGAAGTGACTCATTTAGGGTTTGTTTGGGATTGCTGTTACAAATTgttgtgctgtcagaaaaagtgctggtaaaaaaaatgttgttgtagaaatcagataattgtttgataatttttttgatatgtgcttattttgagtcatactataaaaaaattaatgtttttggtgagatttgatattgaaatctataacagctttctacaaaagctgaaaagcagctttttttCAAAAGTATGGGAAGACctactttttctaaaagcagttTTTCAGTCAAAAGCTGCTATTCAGAAAAGTtacttttagatttaccaaacaggtttccacctgcttttcagcaaaaagctgctgttaatGTCTACAACAGCAACGCCAAACAATACCTTAAAACTTTACGCATAGCCAACAAAAAAACAGCAGAAAGATCGATTTTTTACATACAATATACACACAAAACTAATTGTCAGAGCTATGGCTAACAACCCTTCACAGCTTCTCCCTTCAGGTTACTTGTATACACGCCTcttattatttacatatatgttttgtatctctaaatttattttcaagaaagttgtattttaatttgtgtTTTCTTCAATTGGGGTTTGTAATCAATGGAGAACAGAGCTAATAGATCGATGTATTGGGTCAAAGATTTGGGTGATAATGAAAGGAGACAAGGAACTTGTTGGAACTCTCAGAGGTTTTGATGTTTATGTCAACATGGTTCTTGAAGATGTTACTGAATAGTAAGTACTATAAGCccttttttgtatttttatgaaAGGGTTTCaagaattttgtttttgttgattATGTCTTGCTTTGATTGTAAAGTTTGGGACTTTAAGGTAAGTAAGAATTTGGGCTTGTTTCGGTTTTTCTATTAGTTGGATGAAAGTGTTTAGTACTGATAAGTGTTGAAATTGGTTTGCTAGAGGAGCATTGAATATGTTATTGCGATTTTGATTAGTTAATTAAGAGGCTGATAAATGAACTATCCGTTAGTTACTTCATTGGTTTTATGCTTGTTCTGATATATTGTGGATGAGGGAAATTCTTAATCTAGTGTCCCTGTTTTTTAGTTCTAGAAACtgtgttattaatataataaataatctatAGTGGATTAAGCACTCAGAGTCTCTTACAATTTGGCAATTGGATGTTGCATATGAGGGTGTTTACTTGGATAGTTGATTTTGCGAACTAGCAGTAATTGAGCCCTTCATATTCCTCGCTATATTTtcaagaccttaaattgaaagactTAGTTTGAGAAGTAGTGCGGGCAAGTTCTAGTTACTCTTGTGCCATTTTGATAAAGTTGGTTTCTTCTAATTTGTGTAATCATCTGGTAGTTTActtgttattttattagttttctcGGGAGTTGTGAAATTGTGGTATGTTTTCTATAATGGTAAATGAGTATGCTACCCTGAAATTTTTGTTACGAACCAACTGAAATCATAAAATACACACTTAAAGAGATATGCTTTGTGACTTAAAAGTCTATGACCCTACAACACATAACCATCCCTCCCCAGTTCACACTCTAGTAGAAACAGAATCTGCTAGAGCAGCAGGTAGCAAAAACCCAACACAAAGCACAAAATGTTACAACACACTGCATAAACTTCTAGCAGCTGTATCTCTTTAGCTTATTGAGCTGTGTAGCTGCTCATTAAAAGATGTCCTTTTGATTGTACAACTAATtttatcacatatataaattagtttttCCAGATATGTAACAGTTGTGAGGAACATAACTGGCTAATCTTCATCCTCTTCGACCTATATATTGTTAGAGGTGACAGGCTAATCTTCACATATTGGTTTTATATTGCATCTTGATCTGGGAAAAGTCACTATTGATCTCTGTATGTTGATTTCTATAGAATATAGATTAACTGAAAGTCTGAGATACCGGTGTCGAACAGTAAGCATGTTCAACTTTAGCTTTAGGCGTTCCCACATTTGGTTAACTCTATATCTGaacagaattataactaatctGATCTTCagttaataaaattatgacCGGATCCAATTCCTATAGTAAAGCTCTCTTGACTTCTAGGTGAAAGTGGCTGTTGACAATCTGAATTTCACTTGTAGATAGAGACAAAGGACCAAAGTGGTTAAAACATGTGTATTTACATTCTATTTAGCTGGTGTGCAACAGAAACTGCTTGCTAAGTGGCTCAGAAGTACTAAGCCTAATCCACATACAGATTCACTCCTACAATTATTATAGGCAAAACATTAGGCGGTCACAATCTGTGTCGCTTGGTGTTCAAACAAGAACAAAAACTGCTGCCCAAGTGGCTATAAGCACAAAAACTGTAGCATTTAACCTCATATAAAGAGATAGGGCAGAGCAAACGGTCGGTTCggtcgaaaaccgaaccgaaccgaaaaaaccgaaaaccgaacttttatatttttgaaaactgaaccgaaaaccgaacttttatatttttgaaaaccgaacttttatatttttgaaaacttagACTATGATCTTAAGCTCCCATGGTCAAGATGTACAGATCCATCTCATTAACAGAAACACTACAAGCATGACCACATACCTTACTCATGTATATATAACAACAATGATGTGGTTTAAAATTGGGtcgttttaaaaaaatagcaaATGTTTAAACCAGTCCATACCTCGTGGTCTCTTGAGTAGTCAAGCAATTTGATAAGCGTTCTTAGTTTTTCTCTAGGTACCTGGGGTTCTACTAAGCTTGTCTTGGTTGTCGGTTACATTATTTCATTCTATATTAATTTAAGGATGTGCATTTGAAGTTTTGAACTAAACATTATTTAATCCAACTTTTTTCCAACCAAATACTCTTGTTCTCTCAGTTTGCTCTCAAGAGCACCTTTTAAAGatgttttatttattatcaaaaGAAATAAAGTTTTTAGATAAGAAATTTGCAAGGAATTCAAGTGAGCCATCAACATTGTTGACTTTTTAACGGAAGGGCAAAACTGGAAATAAGGGTTAGAAGtatgtgggggggggggggggtatttAAGAGAAAAGGAGAGGGTTAGAAGGGTATCAAACAGTTTAGTAAGTAATATTCTCTTTTATTTTGGAGGCCACCTCTCCGGCCCACTTGAATTCCTTGCAAATATCATATTACATCATGGGAGTAACATATAGAGCAGTTGGCTTTTGATGTTACTTGCGATGTATATGCCCCTAATCGAGGCCTCAAgcttttaaaacataaaaacatCTGGACTGATACGTTAAATTTGGACGAACATACTTTTTTTGATACATGACTGGTTGTTACAGTTCTATGGATAGTTCTTAGAGGAATAAATTTCAGTTTCAGTACTTATTGGCCTTTTGCTGTTTTAGTGGAGTAAGTGGGAAAGCGATTTTTCTAGAAACCCTACCTTACTAGCTCTGTTTTCTTTGCTGTTGTCGAGAGTAAAAGGGGATGACTTTCATATGCAATTACTATACATTTATTTCAATCTTTATGATTCGTTTTGTGATTGTTTCAAAAGCAGTTATGTTCTGTATAGTTTTCTCCTATTGTTTTACCTTTTTGATTGATTCACTGAAAATGTGATTTAGTACATTTGTTTCGCTGTACTGCTTTGTATTGTTTGTGGTCTTTCCATTTCCTTACTACTATTTCCTGGATACAGTGAATTCACTGCTGAAGGGCGTAGAGTGACAAAGCTCGACCAGATCTTGCTTAATGGAAACAACATTGCGATTGTAAGTGTTTGAATAACTGATTGTTCATTTTCACGAGCGTGAGCAATTATCTTTGAGACTAGCatttagttttttaaatataaaaataatttgttaacatatatattcaagtataaattatttatacatcatttatataattttataacaaatatataggtataattttaagaaaataatattgtttCTTAAGTTTTCTAGATATAATAAACTATAAATGAACCACTTattatgataaataaaatatataataaatcatatttttttcaatcaaATCAAATGTCAAGAGTATACATGTTATTGGATCAGAAATCATATCCTCAATCTTAATTTCGGAatccaaaatttttataatatgtatTCAGTATCCTCGACTTTCGTTCGAACAGAATTAAAGTTCCTTGCACAGATTTGcagaaaaatctaaatatattcaattaatcaattatacaatataataaattttaatattatgcaTCTCCTGATATTACTTCttattattctattatattcagacaattttattaacatttatacataatattatgaacattttttaaaatacctATATTAAATAATCATATTACTTTTCAATGAAATCACATgctaagattatatatatatatgtgtgtatatatattatatttagggatCAGGTTATTCGATTAGGATTGAGATCTCGGTTCGCAATTTCAAGTAGTCAAAATTTTTGCACTATATATTCAGTATTCTTTGATTTTCGAATCTGTCCCaatattaattaagtataaatttTCTTCTCCATCTCCGTTCGAACAGAATTAAAATCCCCGAAGAGATTtgagaaatttttaaatattttacaattaatCATTATATGGTTGAatacatttttaaattaattaattaattaatcaaatataaattaacatTTAATTATTCTATGACTaagaaataaacataaaattatcattaataaatcatattacaatatgaaataataaaaattaaaaaaataatattaataattgatataaaattatattgattttaattatttatatgatatttgtatataatttttttataatataaataatgattGGGAAGGGAGACAAAGAATGAATAAAGCATCATGAAATTATAGAATGCACCCCCAAATATCagtattcattattttattataattttagttataattacgcataattttatgtgtatatacatGATTAGCCTTTGTAGCcatattttagataatttgtacgcagttaacttatatataaaataatataaattattagattTAACAGAGCACAACCGtaaaagtataaatttttaaaagttcatttatgaatataatgaaaattttatcttagtagattaaaaaaaaaatcattgtgAGATTTTCGAAAATAGTCATTATAAATATTACCTTATGctgattttatattattcatcTCATAAAATTATAGGTTTACACTTATAAAAATGTTGATTAAATTAGatgaaatacaaatattttagtttttaaatttatatattttacaactATACGTAACATTTCAGATTTGATATTCAATTTTGCTTTTAAATCGTATCATATACAGTACTAAGTTTTAGGTAGCTTAAAATACACACTAATTTCTACATACTCCTTTCATTCATGTGGTTGGGTTTCggaagaaaatatcaaaattgtg
This genomic window contains:
- the LOC108225320 gene encoding sm-like protein LSM5 — encoded protein: MANNPSQLLPSELIDRCIGSKIWVIMKGDKELVGTLRGFDVYVNMVLEDVTEYEFTAEGRRVTKLDQILLNGNNIAILVPGGSPDPE